Proteins co-encoded in one Brassica oleracea var. oleracea cultivar TO1000 chromosome C4, BOL, whole genome shotgun sequence genomic window:
- the LOC106342979 gene encoding RNA polymerase sigma factor sigF, chloroplastic-like, with translation MEATTKNLVSSAPSFPTKTHLKNGFSSPSSVVMLHEQTATPVINSRHLASLSRHFPASVLSQEPREESSRPPPPPLSHSSREDRTSQQLTLERRQFDGLVSSREDEKFEQQLLQSAGLWNLLMSPVSPLEDVVALAQKALSASKQAALLSEDSETVSSNSLVDSLSTSSSMSSLPEEGTIVRSKKLLERRARNRRAPKPNGLDNESSYIPQKVNAKKKMRQGFDNDDALQLFLWGPETKQLLTAKEEAELITHIQNLIKLEKVKAKLESQNGCEPTIAEWAEALGISRPVLKSEIHRGRSSREKLITANLRLVVHIAKQYQNRGLNFQDLLQEGSMGLMKSVEKFKPQSGCRFATYAYWWIRQSIRKSIFQNSRTIRLPENVYMLLGKVSEARKTCVQEGNYLPSKEELAGHVGVSTEKLDKLLYNTRTPLSMQQPIWSDQDITFQEVTPDSGIETPDMSVGKQMMRNHVRNLLNVLSPKERKIIKLRFGIDGGKQRSLSEIGEIYGLSKERVRQLESRALYRLKQNMNSHGLNAYADLLV, from the exons ATGGAAGCTACGACGAAGAACTTGGTTTCTTCAGCTCCTTCGTTTCCGACAAAGACACATCTCAAGAACGGCTTCTCTTCTCCTTCCTCTG TGGTGATGCTTCATGAGCAAACAGCAACACCTGTTATAAACTCACGTCATCTCGCCTCTCTCTCTCGACATTTCCCTGCGTCTGTTCTCTCACAGGAGCCACGGGAAGAGTCTTCTAGACCTCCTCCTCCTCCTCTCTCACACTCCTCAAGAGAAGACAGAACTTCTCAGCAG TTGACTCTGGAGAGAAGACAGTTTGATGGTTTAGTCTCATCTCGAGAAGATGAGAAATTCGAACAGCAACTGCTTCAATCTGCTGGTTTATGGAACTT GTTGATGTCTCCTGTATCTCCCTTAGAAGATGTGGTTGCACTAGCTCAGAAGGCTTTATCAGCTTCTAAACAAGCTGCATTGTTATCTGAAGACTCTGAAACGGTTTCATCTAACAGTCTTGTGGATTCTCTCTCCACTAG CTCATCCATGTCCTCCTTACCAGAAGAAGGAACAATCGTTAGATCTAAGAAGCTACTCGAGAGACGAGCGAGAAACAGAAGAGCTCCAAAACCAAACGGTTTAGACAACGAGAGTAGTTACATTCCTCAGAAAGTTAACGCCAAGAAGAAGATGAGACAAGGGTTTGATAACGATGATGCGCTCCAGCTCTTCTTGTGGGGACCTGAGACGAAACAGCTTCTCACTGCTAAAGAGGAAGCTGAGCTCATAACACATATACAG AATTTGATAAAGTTGGAGAAGGTGAAGGCTAAGCTTGAATCTCAAAATGGATGTGAACCAACGATAGCTGAGTGGGCTGAAGCTTTGGGGATAAGTCGACCTGTCTTGAAATCTGAAATCCACCGCGGTAGAAGCAGCAGGGAGAAGCTGATTACTGCAAACTTGCGTCTGGTGGTCCATATAGCTAAACAGTATCAGAACCGTGGACTCAACTTTCAGGACTTATTGCAG GAAGGAAGCATGGGGCTAATGAAGAGTGTAGAGAAGTTCAAACCACAGTCCGGTTGCAGATTCGCTACCTACGCATACTGGTGGATTCGTCAATCCATAAGAAAGTCTATATTTCAAAACTCCAGGACAATACGTTTGCCG GAGAACGTGTACATGCTACTGGGCAAAGTATCCGAAGCAAGAAAGACGTGCGTGCAAGAAGGGAACTACCTTCCAAGCAAAGAAGAACTCGCAGGCCACGTTGGTGTTTCAACAGAGAAGCTTGATAAGCTTCTTTACAATACTAGAACGCCTCTATCAATGCAACAGCCCATTTGGTCTGATCAAGACATCACCTTTCAG GAAGTGACACCAGACAGTGGGATTGAGACACCGGACATGAGCGTAGGGAAGCAGATGATGAGGAACCATGTAAGGAATCTCCTCAATGTGCTGAGCCCCAAGGAGAGGAAGATCATCAAGCTGAGGTTTGGGATCGATGGTGGGAAGCAGAGATCGCTGTCTGAGATAGGAGAGATTTATGGACTGTCCAAGGAGAGGGTAAGGCAGCTAGAGAGCAGGGCGTTGTATAGGCTTAAGCAGAACATGAACAGTCATGGACTCAATGCTTATGCTGATTTGCTTGTCTAG